DNA sequence from the Xenopus tropicalis strain Nigerian chromosome 4, UCB_Xtro_10.0, whole genome shotgun sequence genome:
GGGGAACCCCCATGGGGCAACCTCACTGGCAACTGGGGAACCCCCATGGGGCAACCTCACTGGCAACTGGGGAACCCCCATGGGGCAACCTCACTGGCAACTGGGGAACCCCCATGGGGCAACCTCACTGGCAACTGGGGAACCCCCATGGGGCAACCTCACTGGCAACTGGGGAACCCCCATGGGTGAGTGTTTGGGGCAATGGCAGCTACAATAAGCAGCTAGAGATACAAAGGAGCAagcaaagcccccccccccggccctacTTACCCCTGAGGATCCCGGCTGTGTGTAGGGCCCTCACTCTGCATTCTCCGTTACGACTCCGGAGCCCCCCGACAAATGACCTAATAAACCCCTGACAGCCAAGTCTCAAGGAGGCGGCCATATTGCGGCACCTCCTGGAACCAAGGACCCCCCCGACCTGGGCTGCCTTGTAACCCGCctgatacaaataataaaaaaaaagctgccaGAAATCCTATCGACCAACCCCACAAGCAGCGTTACAAAAGCACCGTTTCCGCTCTGtgaatagaaatgtcacagcgCTGCGCTGGGGTCCTAGGGAAACCGGCTGCCCGGTCACCGCCTTATTTAGGATCAGGACCCTGGGATAGCCGTCCATCATACTGCCTGACAGAAAATCACGAATAATATCCTCGGCGGTGCCGCGTAACACTACTGTAACTTTGTGGGAGTAACGCGACGTTATTAGCGTAAAAATTGCGCGTTCGAAAAAAGAACGGAGCTCTATATCTAGCGGAACGGTGAGGACCCCGGTAGGGCTGCCCGTAATTGTGCCTGTCTGATTGCTCTATAGGCAGTGTATGCATTGCACAGTAACACCCCCAGCCCTACACACTGAAGCACATCCCGGGGCTGCCCTGCCTGACAGACATGTATTACTGCAATAGAGACAACTGCAATCAAACAGACAATGCCAAGGTAATGCATGGGCTAATGGCAGGGAGAGGGGCAGCACACAGGGGCAGGTAGGAGTAGTAATACTGAATGCTGCTCCATAAAAgacaatgtaattctaagcaactttcctataaacatatttattgcccattttcactggttttaaagttatttctctACGTAATTGCTACTAAAGGCAGCCTCTGTCTGTTTTatctttcctgcactgctggttctgactgctgaaacaccTTCGCAGAAACCAGCTAAATAACTGTGGTGCTACAttgtcagaaccagagaacagaaaggggacaaatactgctttcaatagcaagtacatttacacatttaaaaaaaaattgacatttttaattACTTCAAATGCAGAAAATTAATTTGGCAGTGATTAATAGAGGAGTTTCTATAAGCAGACAGCGACTAACCCTACATACCAGCTATAGACATTTGCACCAGTTCCACTGATCCATAGGAGTCAGTAGGGTGCACTTGGGTGGCCTTtaggttaaaggggatataaaccctgctgcacttctcaaccaaactttattcagttgttgctggactacaaatcccagaataatgtaacatataataaaggtagaggcatgctgggagctgtagtccagcaacatcaggggttgtattcttaaaggagacatatcctataaaaattatgaatgtaccagtgtattatactcctctagatatagaaggattgtgcttaaaaaagttgtgactgatttattgagaaattccacaaaaaccccactagtcccggccatctgttccacttcctgctggctgaattttctggatgagctggggagccggcggccctccatacactgcactgtaggataggaaccaatcagcagctaggctaacctgatagggaactgaagcctgtctgtgcttgtgtgagtgcagggctgtgattggctctccccctcctactgtacttctggcagggaccgttaggacacacccacccctcatttcacactggacggagaagtgataggatctatagggagctccaataaaggggccatttttacagatgggattcatttttagcccaaagtgaaaccagcaccgtatattattaataattgcctacaaaataagcatttttccCAATTatgcaatatgtctcctttaaagcaatattgcacaataaaacatttcctaAACTTTCCCCTATATCTTCACCTgcccctaacccgccccttctccacccGTACCCAACCCGGCCTACAGTTTtgcatctatttatagacccgagcCTGCCCCACCTGTGACATCACTGAGGGGGGCAGACACGTGCCTATAAAGAGACGCAGCCAGACCCAGAAGTAGGGCTCAGTTAGGATGCGGGTGGGGAGGGAAGAAGAAGAAAGACTGGACCCGCAACCTTTATTTTGATGTTGCGTTGTCACTACTTCAAAGCAAGCGTcttctttaaaatgcaaaaaaatctcccaatgagaatcccagctgatctgtataaatccggctccatgttctctgttcctgcaattggagttgggagcattaaacccagtttcccagcactgaacaagtctgcccttatccccatgtctgattcctgtgccatataatgaggggaaaatgccatcattatctctatatatatttatatttttcacattttaaagcagtcgctggctgcgAAGATTTGGGAAAAAGTTTAGGAAAAatattattgtgcaatattgctttaaaggaaaactataccaccaaacaatataggtctctataaaatatattgcataaatagctcatatgtaaaaccctgcttcatctgaaataaaccattttcattaaaaatatactaatttagtagtatgtgccattgggtaatcctaaataggaaactgccattttaagtactaagggccgcccctgggatcacaggagtcacagtgcatacaaacaagccaaggcacacatacatgctaggtctcatcagccaatgaatgggcagagttctgcctgctttgatttgtagtccagcaacacctgagtaaagtttggttgagcagcgctgtgcaacagggtttacatcccctttaatgtctgTTGGAACAGGGGCTATAGGTTACAGTGCAGTGAGGGGGCTACAAGGTTACAAAGTGAAAGGATGTGGTGAGAACATACCAAATGGGTCTTGGGTGTTGGGAGAGGCAAGAGCTACATGGAGGGGCCATAGAAATCAGAATTTAAGCTTTAGATGTATTTTTGGGGGGGAAGATAAACCAATACCTAACAATAAAGTACCCTTTATGGCTAGCACTGGCACAGGGTATTATGCAGaagctatatttatatacaggtatgggacctgttatccagaatgctcgggacatgagcttttctggataagcgatctttctgtaatttggatctctataacttaagtctgtcaaaaaacatttaaatattgaataaaaccaataggattgttttgcctccaatcaagattaattatatcttagttgggaccaagtacaggtactgttttattattacagagaaaagggaatcatttaaccattaaataaacccaatagggctgttctgccccaataaggggtaattatatcttagttgggatcaagtacaggtactgttttattattacagagaaaagggaatcatttaaccattaaataaacccaatagggcagttctgcccccaataaggggtaattagatcttagttgggatcaagtacaggtactgttttattattacagagaaaagggaatcatttaaccattaaataaacccaatagggctgttctgccccaataaggggtaattatatcttagttgggatcaagtacaggtactgttttattattacagagaaaagggaatcatttaaccattaaataaacccaatagggctgttctgcccccaataaggggtaattatatcttagttgggatcaagtacaggtactgttttattattacagagaaaagggaatcatttaaccatgagataaacccaatagggctgttctgcccccaataaggggtaattatatcttagttgggatcaagtacaggtactgttttattattacagagaaaagggaatcatttaaccattaaataaacccaatagggctgttctgccccaataagggttaattatatcttagttgggatcaagtacaggtactgttttattattacagagaaaagtgaatcatttaaccatgaaataaacccaatagggctgttctgcccccaataaggggtaattatatcttagttgggatcaagtacaggtactgttttattattacagagaaaaaagaaattatttttaaaagttataattatttgcttataatggagtctatgggagatggcctttccgtaattcggaattttctggataatgggtttccggataagggatcccatatctgtattataaaatataaatcacTGGCAGTGTCCTCTCTGTCCTTTTCTGTGTGTTAGGATAAAGCACATCCAAGGAATCTGATCCCGGAACTTTGCCGACAGTTCTATAACTTGGGTTGGGTCACAGGAACCGGAGGAGGAATCAGCCTTAAGTACGGGTGAGTTATCATTCCTTGCTGCTTATGGGCAAGTAAAACAAGCACATCATAACATAGCGTGggctagtaacctatagcaaccaatcaggtttatcacctaaaggagaaggaaaggtaaaaatcactgggggtgccaaatgttaggtaccctcAATGATTGTAATCGCTTTACCTttacattccttctcctttaaaaacgtgacctgattggttgctgtgcgTTAAAGCAATACTGgttttacaaaacccatcagttaatagagcttatccagcagaatcctgcattgtaatctgtttttccaacggggctagcaatattcttcatttcccagggtgccacagccatatgacctgtgctctgataaacttcagtcacactttactgctgtgctgcaagttggagtgatatcccccccccctcacccccagcagccgatcagcagaacaatgggaagggagcaagatagcagctcccagtaggtatcagaatagcactcaatagtaagaaatccaagtccggcttgggactcctccagttacatgggagtaggagaaacaataggttagctgaaagcagttctaatgtgtagcgctggctgaaagctcagactcaggcacaaggcactgagatggcgcctacacaccaatattacagctacaaatacatttgttggttcaagaataaaagtttaaatggcagagggaattatttgctgtgtaacagtgtcatttagaaataaatagtaccccataaaaatcatgacggtATCCCTCTAAGAAACATCGTGATTTTTGTTACAGTACCTAAAACAGCAGCTGTCCTATTTTACTTTATGGCTGGGATCCTGGATAAACGAAGGATCACAGCCAGTATCCAAAACGTCAAAGCAGGGTCAACTTATCCTTTATCTGAGAGGCTTATTGTGATTTGCCATACTGCAGCCTGTGGCTAATATAGAAAGCTTAGCTACGGCAGGGACAGCTTTGTGCCTTATGTTACACTCAAATTTCACGCCAATATGGCGGTGAAGTGAAGGGTAAGTTAAATTACAAtctttttcaaattctgaatcATTACAAACAGAATTCAAGAACGAGCTCTCCTTGCAGTCATATAACAGTTCTACCAGGTTTCACCAGGGGGCGCCATACCAGTATAAATCTGCCTGTGTCTCAAACTGGAAGATCAGCATTGTAACTGGTTCTGAAAGGTGCAAATTCCTGGCGCAGCAATGCGGTCCCCCCTTAGGCTTCTCTTGTTTTGCTATTTGCATTAACAAACCTCCAGGAGATTAATCTGCTACTAGCACACAAAGCGGCCATTAGTTTCCATGAAATCAGTTTACAAAATCTATAGATCAGTAACTGACTCTAAGGGCATGTCCTCATTAGAGCTTTTAAGCACTTTAAAGGGCATCTCAACCCCCAACACAGTAAATGGCACTTTTGTGTTTTTACTGATTTTAGACACATTCATTAGATCTTTTCAACACTTTAAAAAGGGGGCAGGGTGTGAGAAAGTAGCAGGTTTGGACTGGTAATACCAGGTCTTTGGCTTAATAGCTCTTTCTGAAAGTCCCAGAATCAGCAAACTGAGGGTTAACTGACCctacaggaagtgcatagacagGGTCACTGATGctttcccctttaaagtgcttAAAAGCCCTAATGAATATATACCATTAGAGTCAATTAGCAGACATTTTCTTTTTATCCAGACTGGATTCAATGCCCTTTACCTGCTGTATGTTCACACAAACCTTGTGCACCCAGGAGTCACTTAGCTGCTGTAGAATCATTGGTTATGGCAATTAGGATATGTGACACTGTCACAGGCTTATCTgattcccattgtaagcagcagtcctgccctgctttatggctgagattctagctatctgtataacagagcattctgtcacagtggcacagatcctatctgatccccccattgtaagcagcagtcctgccctgctttatggctgagattctagctatctgtataacagagcattctgtcacagtggcacagatcctatctgatcctcccattgtaagcagcagtcctgccctgctttatggctgagattctagctatctgtataacagagcattctgtcacagtggcacagatcctatctgatcccccccattgtaagcaacagtcctgccctgctttatggctgagattctagctatctgtataacagaaagTTTTATTCTCTGCCGGTTTCTGGCTGGAGATGACTATTTAACAGAAATGCAAAGAATCCTTTAAATGTCAGCTGACAGTTACAAATGACACGTGCCAGTCTTTTCGTGACCCGCCGTTCCATTTCAGTGCCTGCTGCTGGCTGTAACATTTGCCTGACATTGGATAAGCAGCGCTGCGTGAGTTACTTCCCTCTCGGCCATAGAAAGCTGCCAATAACTTCCTATCTCCAATCAGATGTGTCAGGACGCTGAGGCCCGAAGGGGCGCACAGAGACATTTACAGACATGCCTGTTTAAATGTTACGCTGATATAACCTGTAATATATGATTGTTATTCCACTGGCCGGGGGGAGCCGAGCTCCTCTACCCTCCTCTTTATTTCCTTGTTTTGAGTCAGACATAGAAACATGCAGGAAGTGTTAATGCAACCCTGTCATTGCCTAATGGCCACGTGCCTTGTATGTATGTTTCTCGGATCCCTAATGCATGTCTGGAATCCCAGCCGTAAAGCAAAACACACCTGCTGCATGGATCTTTGCACTATTGTCAGGTGACTGTTGTGACCCGATGCCTTATTACATGTATATTTGAATGAATGAACAGAATTAGTCTCTTTTATTttgacttcctggttgctagagtaaagctggccatacacttgtagattgtaagctcttttgggcagggctctcttcatctcttgtatcggttattgattgctttatatgttactctgtatgtccaatgtatgaaacccacttattgtacagcgctgcgggatatgttggcgctttataaaaaaatgttaataataataatacacagccCCCTATAAGCTTCTGTTCCTGCCCTGCTTgaccaaacgttactcagttgttgctggactacaaatcccagaataatgtaacatataatgaagggtgaggcatgctgggagctgtagtccagcaacatcagggctgtattcttaaagcaatattgcacaataaaactttcccccaaatccccacagccagcgactgctttaaagtgcaaaaaatccctccaatgagaatcccagctgatctgtataaatccggctccatgttctctgttcctgcaattggagttgggagcattagctgggaatcagcattctcattggtcacttcttctgcatttataatgaagttttttatcagtagaattctcattggtgaattttcttgcatctataattatgttttttggcagcttctatagcaaaactagggggcgcagtgggagagcatcatggctgggtttatatcccctttaaagctcTAATCGTGGTCCGTTCCTGATCCTGACAAACTTGTTATGACTTTAAATCCCTCTTTGTTTCCCCTTAGGGATGAAATCTACATTGCACCTTCAGGGGTCCAGAAGGAAAGAATTCAGGTAAGGGAACGCCACTGCTGAGACTCGCTTACTATCAGGTGTTGACCGAGGCACAAAAGCCGGCTGGATCGGATTTGCCACAATGCACAAACTGCCAGCCCGGGCCTGCTCACTACCCTTCCGATTGCACCCCACTCATTGTACTGAGGCAGTGTGCCTCTTCTccctgcccctagttccggcgCTGGCCCTATGTACGTGCCCCCTGATTTTCTGTCCTGGcagcaaaagctcatttagaagCCTCTGGAGCCGTTGCTGTTCTGTCTGCCCTCTGGCGGGGCAATTAAGGGAACCTGTATCTTCACTGTCACTTCTTTGTTGGCCTCTGCACATTCCTATAAACGCCGTCACTGTCTCTTGTGTCACCTAGAAAACAAAACCGTATCTGTCTCTCCCGTTTGAAGAGCGCCAGCATAAATATGACTTTAATCCTCCTCGCCTCCCTCTTTCCTGTTAATTGCTGCCTTCCAATAAAAACATTATAGGAAGTAGTAATGATGGCGTTTCATTCGTTAATTACCAAAAATGCTGCTGCACTGGTTCCCCTCAGGCTGGCACAGCTCAACCGCCCAATAAAGGAAAACAAGTCCATCAGCGCACAGTGGCGCAGAGATGTCAGGCTAATCCCATACTCATTATTATATAGGAACTATAAAGTGTGTGTATGAATTTGTGGTTTTCTTTATTTGCACTTGTAATGCTTTTGTTGGCCAGTAGGTAGAGCTCCTGCTCTCGGACACTCAAATACCTTTCTATGGACTCCATAGacttcttaaaggggatgtaaaccctgctgcactgcgctgctcaaccaaactttactcagttgttgctggactacaaatcccagaataacatataatgaagggtgaggcatgctgggagctgtagtccagcaacatcagggttgtattcttaaagcaatattgcacaataaaactttcccccaaatccccacagccagcgactgctttaaaatgcaaaaaatcccccaatgagaatcccagctgatctgtataaatccggctccatgttctctgttcctgcaattggagttgggagcattaaacccagtttcccagcactgaacaagtctgcccttatccccatgtctgattcctgtgccatataatgaggggaaaatgccatcattatctctatatgtaaggtaccagcaaggggcctgacacagtgctgggaatccgcattctcattggtcacttcttctgcatttataatgaagttttttatcagtagaattctcattggtgaattttcttgcatctataatgatgtattttggcagcttctatagcaaaactagggggcgcagtgggacagcatcatggctgggtttgtatcccctttaaggtCTGACTCTGACTTGATGGAGCCTATGGCAGGAGACTGCTGCTGCTTTGCTTGGAGACCACTGTACACTCTTCCTATTGGTTATTAAGTACATGCTCAGATACCCAtgtaatgtgtgtgttttttttgtttttcaacagCCGGACGACCTGTTTGTTTGTGACATAGACGAAAAGGACATCAGCAGCCCCCCGCCTTACCGAAACTTAAAGAAGAGCCAGTGCACCCCACTTTTTATGAATGCTTATACCATGAGAGGTACGAGCCCCACAGGGATGGTGGGAAGGCAGTTGCCCCTGTATATGGAGGGGAGTACTGGGAACTCACACACATACCTGGCTTTGTTTCCCACCCAGGACGaagcttatatacagtatttgtatgcTTGTAACTAGGCATTGCTCTGTTATCCAACATGGCAGCATTTCTacttctgggctgctctctttcctctgGTCAGGCTGGAGGTGGGGCTTAATCCTGGCTGAGAAGCCATTAGGGTTTATATCAATCTTCCCCTTCGTCCACAGGCAGTGTTGCTCACTGGCCCATATTTCATCCTAAGGAGACCTAAGAGGGCCATAATATTCCTTATATCAGACCTGACATAAGGTcgtgttttaatttattttttgtaatttatagATGCCGGCGCTGTGATCCACACACATTCCAAGGCCGCCGTCATGGCTACTCTGATGTTCCCAGGCAAAGAGTTCCTTATCACACACCAGGAGATGATCAAGGGGATAAAAAAGGGCACCTCCGGTGGCTATTACAGGTAACTGCACCACTGCGCTACTTACAGCCAGTTGATAATGGGTATTTCATAGAAACCAACCAGTCAAATAAAGGTTTCTCTCTT
Encoded proteins:
- the apip gene encoding methylthioribulose-1-phosphate dehydratase, whose product is MYYCNRDNCNQTDNAKDKAHPRNLIPELCRQFYNLGWVTGTGGGISLKYGDEIYIAPSGVQKERIQPDDLFVCDIDEKDISSPPPYRNLKKSQCTPLFMNAYTMRDAGAVIHTHSKAAVMATLMFPGKEFLITHQEMIKGIKKGTSGGYYRYDDMLAVPIVENTPEEKDLKERMARAMTEYPDTCAVLVRRHGVYVWGDTWEKAKTMCECYDYLFEIAVQMKQHGLDPSAIPTEEKGIV